The following coding sequences are from one Ornithodoros turicata isolate Travis chromosome 1, ASM3712646v1, whole genome shotgun sequence window:
- the LOC135366889 gene encoding NPC intracellular cholesterol transporter 1-like — protein sequence MRPSFSVFPALCLLLASGSLADKCVMRSHCGHDDSLDKPVPCKVSEKPKSLAQSDRQLFEEVCPDLAATTDLACCDVEQLRALKADLQQPIDIGMKHYPSCLRNFRNIFCHLLCSPKQSDFVKVVDSKDSREGKPEVTKAVYALSRKFTEGAYKSCENVRVKGIFKLMTFMCGWWCDSQKWFTYLGSTASEGGYSPYKLEFKITNDETVEVDGTELRPMNADVI from the coding sequence ATGAGGCCAAGTTTCTCCGTTTTCCCGGCTCTGTGCCTTCTCTTGGCCTCAGGGTCCCTCGCCGACAAGTGTGTTATGCGTAGCCATTGCGGTCATGACGACAGTCTCGACAAACCTGTGCCTTGTAAGGTCAGTGAAAAACCGAAATCCCTGGCTCAGTCTGACAGACAACTCTTCGAGGAAGTCTGCCCGGACCTTGCAGCAACGACAGACCTCGCCTGCTGCGACGTTGAACAGCTGCGCGCCCTTAAAGCTGACTTACAGCAACCGATCGACATTGGTATGAAGCACTATCCCAGCTGCCTCCGAaacttcagaaatatattttgCCATTTGTTGTGTTCACCGAAGCAGTCTGACTTCGTGAAAGTGGTCGATTCGAAAGACAGCAGGGAAGGTAAGCCGGAAGTGACGAAAGCAGTTTACGCTCTGAGTAGAAAGTTCACGGAGGGAGCTTATAAGTCGTGCGAAAATGTGAGAGTAAAGGGGATCTTCAAGTTGATGACCTTCATGTGCGGATGGTGGTGCGATTCTCAGAAGTGGTTCACGTACTTGGGTTCCACGGCATCGGAAGGAGGATATTCTCCCTACAAGCTGGAGTTCAAGATTACCAATGATGAAACGGTCGAGGTCGATGGGACGGAGTTGCGACCCATGAACGCCGATGTCATTTGA